In Apium graveolens cultivar Ventura chromosome 10, ASM990537v1, whole genome shotgun sequence, the following are encoded in one genomic region:
- the LOC141691906 gene encoding uncharacterized protein LOC141691906 has product MQIALSAKNKFVIVNGEFVALAQSSPLFARWKRVNDMVITWILNTVSDEISNNMNYLDSAFTVWSELSERFSVVTGHKFYETQRDLFRLEQSNDSIEFYFHKLKGYWDEIRALEPAINCTCGATKVLEANIEKTRLIQFLMGLHSSYTTARGQLLMMTPWPSVNQAFMLLKQEENKCKLRIL; this is encoded by the coding sequence ATGCAAATTGCTCTCTCAGCGAAGAACAAGTTTGTCATCGTCAATGGAGAATTTGTTGCTCTTGCTCAATCTTCACCGTTGTTTGCTCGCTGGAAACGTGTTAACGATATGGTGATCACCTGGATCTTGAACACCGTATCTGATGAAATTAGCAACAACATGAATTATCTGGATAGTGCTTTCACAGTTTGGAGTGAACTTAGTGAACGATTTTCTGTTGTTACTGGCCATAAGTTCTATGAAACTCAGAGAGATCTTTTTCGACTGGAACAAAGCAATGATTCTATTGAGTTTTATTTTCACAAACTGAAGGGATATTGGGATGAAATTCGCGCCTTGGAACCTGCAATTAACTGCACTTGTGGTGCCACTAAAGTCTTGGAAGCAAATATTGAAAAAACCAGATTGATTCAGTTTTTAATGGGACTGCATTCAAGCTATACTACAGCTCGTGGCCAATTATTGATGATGACACCATGGCCATCTGTAAATCAGGCTTTCATGCTTCTTAAGCAAGAAGAAAACAAATGCAAACTCAGAATTCTGTAG
- the LOC141693916 gene encoding peptidyl-prolyl cis-trans isomerase-like yields the protein MENPKVFLDISIGGAEAGRLIIELYADTTPRTAENFRAFCTGEKGLGKNGKPLHYKGWDHIYVEGYACRVRTLKLTSETIYGPRMNMENFVRKHTGPGDLSMWYGDSDFLINFKKNDQFDGRSVVFGKVVEGLDVVKAIENAVDERYEKINVKPVVIVDCGAHVEDEYIEPY from the coding sequence ATGGAAAACCCGAAGGTATTTCTTGATATATCGATCGGTGGTGCAGAAGCAGGTCGCCTGATCATAGAATTATATGCTGACACCACTCCTAGGACGGCTGAGAATTTTCGCGCATTTTGCACTGGCGAGAAGGGGTTGGGAAAGAATGGTAAGCCATTGCACTACAAGGGTTGGGACCATATTTACGTGGAAGGATATGCATGTCGTGTTCGCACCTTAAAGTTAACCTCGGAGACCATTTATGGTCCACGAATGAACATGGAGAATTTCGTGAGAAAGCACACTGGGCCTGGGGATTTGTCAATGTGGTACGGTGATTCCGACTTtttgattaattttaaaaagaatgATCAGTTTGATGGAAGGAGCGTTGTGTTTGGGAAAGTTGTGGAAGGTCTGGATGTAGTGAAGGCCATAGAGAATGCTGTGGATGAAAGATATGAGAAGATTAATGTTAAACCTGTTGTGATTGTTGATTGCGGTGCACACGTTGAGGATGAGTATATTGAGCCTTACTAG